One window of the Bacteroidota bacterium genome contains the following:
- a CDS encoding transposase, whose amino-acid sequence MKPKATNESQLSFYSSFEEQLNHQHPLYVLSNRINWKQFEDAFLKHYSDKMGRPGKPIRLMVGLLILKHVRNLSDESVVEQWSENVLLSIFLRRKEFCQRFAL is encoded by the coding sequence ATGAAGCCGAAAGCCACGAACGAATCCCAACTCAGTTTCTACAGCAGCTTCGAAGAACAACTCAATCATCAGCATCCGTTGTATGTTCTTTCGAACCGTATCAACTGGAAACAGTTTGAAGACGCATTTCTCAAACATTACAGCGACAAGATGGGTCGTCCCGGCAAACCGATTCGCCTGATGGTGGGCTTGCTCATTCTAAAACACGTTCGCAATCTCAGTGATGAAAGCGTAGTGGAGCAATGGAGCGAGAATGTTTTATTATCAATATTTCTGCGGAGAAAAGAGTTTTGCCAACGGTTCGCCCTGTGA
- a CDS encoding transposase, whose product MRNKKRKEDLQRRAAIEPTIGHLKQNYRLGRNFYKGIVGDQINVMLAAAAYNFKRVINQVLKGDLTFCSIF is encoded by the coding sequence ATCAGAAACAAAAAGCGAAAAGAAGATTTACAACGAAGAGCAGCCATCGAACCCACTATTGGTCATTTGAAACAAAACTATCGGTTAGGAAGAAACTTTTACAAGGGAATAGTCGGAGACCAAATAAATGTGATGTTAGCAGCGGCAGCTTATAACTTCAAACGAGTCATCAATCAGGTTTTGAAAGGTGATCTTACTTTTTGTTCGATTTTTTGA